The Pseudomonas sp. FP2309 genome has a window encoding:
- a CDS encoding ABC transporter ATP-binding protein — protein MGASILTARNLSKVVPSAEGELTILHELSLELNKGDSLAIVGSSGSGKSTLLGLLAGLDLPSSGEVTLAGQALSRLDEDQRARIRAEHVGFVFQSFQLLDSLNALENVMLPLELDGRKDARERARHLLERVGLGKRLTHSPRQLSGGEQQRVAIARAFAAEPDVLFADEPTGNLDSHTGERISDLLFELNKENGTTLVLVTHDERLAQRCRRLIRLEAGLMVAPLEP, from the coding sequence ATGGGCGCAAGCATTCTCACCGCGCGGAACCTTAGCAAAGTGGTTCCCAGCGCGGAAGGTGAACTGACTATCCTGCACGAACTGAGCCTGGAACTGAACAAAGGCGACAGCCTGGCCATCGTCGGCAGTTCCGGTTCCGGCAAATCCACCCTTCTCGGCCTGCTGGCTGGCCTCGACCTGCCCAGCAGCGGCGAAGTCACCCTCGCAGGCCAGGCCCTGAGCCGCCTCGATGAAGACCAGCGCGCGCGCATCCGTGCCGAGCACGTGGGCTTCGTCTTCCAGTCATTCCAACTGCTCGACAGCCTCAATGCACTGGAAAACGTCATGCTGCCCCTGGAACTGGACGGCCGCAAAGACGCCCGCGAGCGCGCCAGGCATTTGCTGGAGCGCGTGGGCCTGGGCAAACGCCTGACCCATTCACCGCGCCAACTCTCCGGCGGTGAGCAGCAACGGGTGGCAATTGCCCGCGCCTTTGCCGCCGAACCGGACGTGCTGTTTGCCGATGAACCCACCGGCAACCTCGACAGCCACACCGGCGAGCGCATCAGCGACTTGTTATTCGAACTCAATAAAGAGAACGGCACGACCCTGGTGCTGGTCACCCATGACGAGCGCCTGGCCCAACGCTGCCGACGCCTGATCCGCCTTGAAGCCGGCCTGATGGTCGCGCCCCTGGAGCCTTGA
- a CDS encoding arylesterase, whose protein sequence is MRMWFLSAGLALMCMAQNAAAGTVLIVGDSISAGFGLDTRKGWVALLEQRLKQEGFDDKVVNASISGDTSAGGLARLPAALAEHKPQVVIIELGGNDGLRGQPPAQLQQNLASMIQKSQDSGAKVLLLGMQIPPNYGKRYVDAFAKVFGDVAEQKKVPLVPFFLEGIGGHPEMMQADGLHPAVGAQGKLLENVWPTLKPLL, encoded by the coding sequence ATGCGAATGTGGTTTTTGAGTGCTGGCCTGGCCTTGATGTGCATGGCCCAGAACGCAGCGGCGGGTACAGTCCTGATCGTTGGCGATAGTATCAGTGCCGGTTTCGGCCTGGATACCCGCAAAGGGTGGGTCGCCTTGCTGGAGCAACGGCTCAAGCAGGAAGGTTTCGACGATAAAGTGGTCAACGCCTCCATCAGTGGCGACACCAGTGCCGGCGGCCTCGCGCGGCTGCCTGCGGCGCTTGCGGAGCATAAGCCGCAGGTGGTGATTATCGAGTTGGGCGGCAATGATGGCCTGCGCGGACAACCGCCTGCGCAATTGCAACAAAATCTTGCCTCGATGATCCAGAAGTCCCAGGACAGCGGTGCGAAGGTGCTGTTGCTGGGCATGCAGATTCCGCCCAATTACGGCAAGCGATATGTCGACGCCTTCGCCAAGGTATTCGGTGACGTAGCGGAGCAGAAAAAGGTGCCGTTGGTGCCGTTTTTCCTTGAGGGTATCGGTGGTCATCCCGAGATGATGCAAGCTGATGGCTTGCATCCTGCGGTCGGCGCCCAGGGCAAGTTACTGGAAAATGTCTGGCCGACGCTAAAACCGCTGCTATGA
- a CDS encoding L,D-transpeptidase family protein — MLSRLSVVTCCLSLAALCAAGSASALQLPLPPPGEDIVGQVQVIKAKYEDTFADLGTTYDLGYSEMVAANPGVDAWLPGAGTDIVLPTRFILPPGPREGIVINLAEYRLYYFPKGQNVVYTFPLGIGREGWGSPIAHTSIIAKTPNPTWTPPASIKAEHAANGDPLPNVVPAGPDNPLGPFKFTLGTPGYLIHGSNMKFGIGTRTSHGCFRMFNNNVLEMAGMVPVGTSVRIINDAYKFGSSGGKVYLEAHTPLNDDGTPSVVDKHTAVINALLKREDLANNLRVNWDQVRDVVAAEDGLPTEIGIPGAAPIASSTPIDLQQ; from the coding sequence ATGTTGTCGCGCCTTTCCGTCGTCACTTGCTGCCTGTCTCTCGCTGCCCTCTGTGCGGCCGGTTCTGCATCCGCTTTGCAGTTGCCTTTGCCTCCACCGGGTGAAGACATTGTCGGGCAGGTCCAGGTGATCAAGGCGAAGTACGAAGACACGTTCGCTGACCTGGGCACCACCTACGACCTGGGCTATTCGGAGATGGTCGCGGCCAACCCCGGTGTTGATGCCTGGTTGCCGGGGGCGGGGACCGACATCGTATTGCCGACGCGCTTCATTCTGCCGCCGGGGCCGCGCGAAGGTATCGTGATCAATCTGGCGGAGTACCGGCTCTATTACTTCCCCAAGGGGCAGAACGTGGTCTACACCTTTCCGCTCGGGATTGGTCGCGAAGGCTGGGGTTCACCGATCGCCCACACCAGCATCATCGCCAAGACGCCTAACCCGACCTGGACCCCACCCGCGTCGATCAAGGCCGAACACGCCGCCAACGGTGATCCGCTGCCCAACGTCGTACCGGCCGGCCCGGACAACCCCCTGGGCCCGTTCAAGTTCACCCTGGGCACGCCGGGTTACCTGATCCACGGTTCGAACATGAAGTTCGGCATCGGTACGCGTACCAGCCATGGCTGCTTCCGCATGTTCAACAACAACGTGCTGGAAATGGCCGGCATGGTGCCGGTTGGCACCTCGGTGCGGATCATCAACGACGCCTACAAGTTCGGCAGCAGCGGCGGCAAGGTCTACCTGGAAGCCCATACGCCGTTAAACGATGACGGCACGCCGTCGGTGGTCGACAAGCACACGGCGGTGATCAACGCGTTGCTCAAGCGTGAAGACCTGGCCAATAACCTGCGCGTCAACTGGGACCAGGTGCGCGATGTGGTCGCGGCGGAAGATGGTTTACCGACTGAAATCGGCATACCAGGCGCGGCTCCGATAGCCTCCAGCACGCCAATCGATCTGCAGCAGTAA
- the oprI gene encoding outer membrane lipoprotei OprI produces the protein MNNVLKFSALALAAVLATGCSSVSKETEARLTATEDAAARSQARADEAYRKADEALAAAQKAQQTADEANERALRMLEKASRK, from the coding sequence ATGAACAACGTTCTGAAATTCTCTGCTCTGGCTCTGGCCGCAGTTCTGGCTACCGGTTGCAGCAGCGTCTCCAAAGAAACCGAAGCTCGTCTGACTGCAACTGAAGACGCAGCAGCTCGCTCCCAGGCCCGTGCAGACGAAGCCTACCGTAAAGCTGATGAAGCTCTGGCTGCTGCTCAAAAAGCACAACAGACTGCTGACGAAGCTAACGAGCGCGCTCTGCGTATGCTTGAAAAAGCTAGCCGCAAGTAA
- a CDS encoding GNAT family N-acetyltransferase, which translates to MSEALSIHHDQAGHQFETNVDGHRAYLTYMDLGKQTLDIYRTFVPNALRGRGIAAALTEEALKFADEAGYAVIPSCSYVERYMERHQRHAAKL; encoded by the coding sequence ATGAGCGAGGCGTTGTCCATCCACCATGACCAGGCTGGTCATCAGTTCGAGACCAATGTGGACGGTCATCGTGCCTATCTGACCTATATGGACCTCGGGAAGCAGACCCTGGATATCTATCGGACCTTCGTGCCCAACGCACTGCGAGGCCGAGGTATTGCGGCGGCATTGACCGAGGAAGCCCTGAAGTTTGCCGATGAGGCCGGCTATGCGGTGATTCCGTCCTGCTCCTATGTCGAACGCTACATGGAACGCCACCAGCGCCATGCCGCGAAGCTGTAA
- a CDS encoding 3-deoxy-7-phosphoheptulonate synthase, giving the protein MADLPINDLNVESNETLITPDQLKREIPLSDAALQTVTKGREVIRDILDGTDHRLFVVIGPCSIHDLKAAHEYAERLKVLAAEVSDTLYLVMRVYFEKPRTTVGWKGLINDPYLDDSFKIQDGLHIGRQLLLDLAEMGLPTATEALDPISPQYLQDLISWSAIGARTTESQTHREMASGLSSAVGFKNGTDGGLTVAINALQSVSSPHRFLGINQEGGVSIVTTKGNAYGHVVLRGGNGKPNYDSVSVALCEQALNKAKIKPNIMVDCSHANSNKDPALQPLVMENVANQILEGNQSIIGLMVESHLNWGCQAIPKDLADLQYGVSITDACIDWAATENTLRSMHAKLKDVLPTRKRT; this is encoded by the coding sequence ATGGCTGATTTACCGATCAATGACCTAAACGTCGAATCCAACGAGACGCTGATCACACCTGACCAGCTCAAGCGCGAAATCCCCCTGAGCGACGCTGCCCTGCAGACCGTCACCAAGGGTCGCGAAGTCATCCGTGACATTCTCGACGGCACCGACCACCGCCTGTTCGTTGTGATCGGCCCGTGCTCGATCCACGACCTCAAGGCTGCCCACGAATACGCCGAGCGCCTCAAGGTGCTGGCAGCGGAAGTGTCCGACACCTTGTACCTGGTGATGCGCGTCTATTTCGAGAAGCCACGCACCACGGTCGGCTGGAAAGGCTTGATCAACGACCCGTACCTGGACGACTCGTTCAAGATCCAGGACGGTTTGCACATCGGTCGTCAGTTGTTGCTGGACCTGGCCGAAATGGGCCTGCCCACCGCCACCGAAGCACTGGACCCGATCTCCCCGCAGTACCTGCAGGACCTGATCAGTTGGTCGGCCATCGGCGCGCGTACCACCGAATCCCAGACCCACCGCGAAATGGCGTCCGGCCTGTCCTCGGCCGTCGGCTTCAAGAACGGCACCGACGGCGGCTTGACCGTGGCGATCAACGCGCTGCAATCGGTTTCCAGCCCTCACCGTTTCCTGGGCATCAACCAGGAAGGCGGCGTCTCGATCGTCACCACCAAAGGCAACGCCTACGGTCACGTAGTGCTGCGCGGCGGCAACGGCAAGCCCAACTACGATTCGGTCAGCGTCGCCCTGTGTGAACAAGCGCTGAACAAGGCCAAGATCAAGCCAAACATCATGGTCGACTGCAGCCACGCCAACTCCAACAAGGACCCGGCCCTGCAGCCGCTGGTGATGGAGAACGTCGCCAACCAGATCCTCGAAGGCAACCAGTCGATCATCGGCCTGATGGTCGAGAGCCACCTGAACTGGGGTTGCCAGGCCATTCCAAAAGACCTGGCCGACTTGCAGTACGGCGTGTCGATTACCGATGCCTGCATCGATTGGGCCGCCACCGAGAACACCCTGCGCAGCATGCACGCCAAGCTCAAGGACGTCTTGCCGACCCGCAAGCGCACCTGA
- a CDS encoding PilZ domain-containing protein, which produces MGRFLPHPDDVAALLIQRPSPAIPRQRLHTIGLGGIACNCPRAWRQGTAVDLHIPSLGANARYPGYVAWCRKVENGYRVAVSFTDEHALFGARMGEQACRMERYCRQHEDAEPTPAQVEALAREWVSRHASEFSHEAFVRPTLD; this is translated from the coding sequence ATGGGTCGTTTTTTACCTCACCCTGATGATGTCGCCGCGCTGTTGATCCAACGTCCTTCCCCCGCCATTCCCCGCCAACGCCTGCACACTATCGGCCTGGGCGGCATCGCCTGCAATTGCCCCCGCGCCTGGCGCCAGGGCACCGCCGTAGACCTGCATATCCCATCCCTGGGCGCCAACGCGCGCTATCCGGGCTACGTGGCATGGTGTCGCAAGGTGGAAAACGGCTACCGCGTCGCGGTCTCGTTTACCGATGAACATGCGTTGTTCGGAGCCCGAATGGGTGAGCAAGCATGCCGGATGGAGCGCTACTGCCGCCAGCATGAAGATGCCGAACCTACACCTGCCCAAGTCGAAGCACTGGCCCGCGAGTGGGTGTCACGCCACGCCAGCGAGTTCTCCCATGAGGCGTTTGTGCGACCAACACTCGATTAA
- a CDS encoding thioredoxin, with amino-acid sequence MYTDSEHRPIDGGSSSIVKEQELTDLDIDQQLLGLPGISLLVFTSVGCSSCRWARQQLPGWQLPVDRLCWVDAGDNGGAVERYQIFHLPALFVVCEGQFLGQLQTRLTSADLTDAINQALTRTPEDLP; translated from the coding sequence ATGTACACGGACTCCGAGCACCGTCCAATTGACGGAGGCAGCAGCAGTATAGTGAAGGAACAGGAATTGACCGACTTGGATATTGACCAGCAATTGCTGGGATTGCCAGGCATTTCGCTGCTGGTGTTCACCAGTGTCGGCTGTTCCAGTTGCCGCTGGGCGCGCCAGCAATTGCCCGGCTGGCAACTGCCGGTGGACCGGCTGTGCTGGGTGGACGCCGGGGACAACGGCGGCGCGGTCGAGCGTTACCAGATCTTTCATTTGCCTGCGTTGTTCGTGGTGTGCGAGGGTCAATTCCTCGGACAGTTACAGACCCGCCTTACGTCTGCCGACCTTACCGACGCGATCAATCAAGCGCTTACCCGCACTCCAGAGGACTTGCCATGA
- a CDS encoding putative 2-dehydropantoate 2-reductase, with protein sequence MTTQSPRIGIIGTGAIGGFYGVMLARAGFDVHFLLRSEYAVVREHGLHLNSTLHGKLHLHPVQAYARAADMPPCDWLLVGTKSTGNIDLAPTLAQVAAPDAKVVLLQNGLDVEDSLREHLPPSLHLLGGLCYIGVHRSGPGVVEHQALGRVNLGYHSGSAANDESRQQAIVEAGAALFHQAGIESQAMANVHQARWHKLVWNVPYNGLSVVLNAGTTAMMADQSSRELIQALMAEVVQGAHACGHEIPKSYAEQMFAMTETMDDYLPSMYHDHVHKRPLELAAIYARPLAAAKAAGCELPRMQALYQALSFIDRRNR encoded by the coding sequence ATGACCACTCAATCCCCGCGCATCGGCATTATCGGTACCGGTGCCATCGGTGGTTTCTACGGTGTGATGCTGGCGCGCGCCGGGTTTGATGTGCACTTCCTGCTGCGCAGCGAATACGCGGTGGTCCGCGAGCACGGCTTGCACCTCAACAGCACGTTGCACGGCAAGCTCCACCTGCACCCTGTGCAGGCGTATGCCCGTGCTGCCGATATGCCGCCGTGCGACTGGTTGCTGGTGGGCACCAAGTCCACCGGCAACATCGACCTGGCACCGACTCTCGCCCAAGTCGCGGCCCCTGACGCCAAAGTGGTGTTGCTGCAAAACGGTCTGGATGTGGAAGACAGTCTGCGTGAACACCTGCCGCCGTCGCTGCATTTGCTTGGCGGCTTGTGTTACATCGGCGTGCATCGCTCCGGGCCCGGGGTGGTGGAGCACCAGGCGCTGGGGCGGGTCAACCTGGGTTATCACAGTGGCAGCGCGGCCAACGATGAGAGCCGCCAACAGGCGATTGTCGAAGCCGGTGCGGCGTTGTTTCATCAGGCCGGCATCGAGTCCCAGGCCATGGCCAATGTGCATCAGGCGCGCTGGCACAAGCTGGTGTGGAACGTGCCGTATAACGGCCTCTCGGTAGTGCTGAATGCGGGCACCACCGCGATGATGGCGGACCAATCCAGCCGTGAGTTGATCCAGGCGCTGATGGCCGAAGTGGTGCAGGGCGCCCATGCCTGCGGTCATGAAATCCCCAAGAGCTACGCCGAGCAAATGTTCGCCATGACCGAGACCATGGACGACTACCTGCCGAGCATGTACCACGACCACGTGCACAAACGCCCGCTGGAATTGGCGGCTATTTATGCTCGCCCGTTAGCCGCCGCCAAGGCTGCTGGCTGTGAATTGCCGCGAATGCAGGCGCTGTACCAGGCCTTGAGTTTTATTGATCGGCGTAATCGCTGA
- a CDS encoding 5'-nucleotidase: protein MAKGLGDKLVLAISSRALFDLSDSHKVYLAQGVEAYRKYQIEHEEEILEPGDAFPLVKKLLSLNASLGRARVEVVLVSRNSADTGLRVFNSIQHYGLDISRAAFVGGRSPYPYLAAFGCHLFLSTHAEDVRSALDAGFAAATILSGGARRASSEELRIAFDGDAVLFSDESERVYQAGGLAAFQASERESARQPLHGGPFKGFLAALNLLQREFPDEACPIRTALVTARSAPSHERVIRTLREWDIRLDESLFLGGLEKSAFLEAFAADVFFDDQAGHCEKAREVVATGHVPHGISNEVRIQAEP, encoded by the coding sequence ATGGCAAAGGGACTGGGCGACAAACTGGTACTGGCGATTTCGTCGCGGGCCTTGTTCGACCTGAGTGACAGCCACAAGGTCTACCTGGCCCAAGGGGTGGAGGCCTACCGCAAATATCAGATCGAACACGAGGAGGAAATCCTTGAGCCCGGCGACGCGTTCCCGCTGGTGAAGAAACTCCTGAGCCTGAATGCCAGCCTCGGTCGGGCTCGGGTCGAAGTGGTGCTGGTGTCGCGCAACAGTGCCGACACCGGCTTGCGCGTGTTCAATTCGATCCAGCATTACGGGTTGGACATTTCCCGCGCGGCCTTCGTGGGCGGGCGTAGTCCCTATCCTTATTTGGCCGCGTTTGGTTGCCACCTGTTTCTCTCGACCCATGCTGAGGACGTGCGCAGCGCCCTGGATGCAGGCTTTGCGGCTGCAACGATTCTATCGGGCGGTGCGCGCAGGGCATCCAGCGAAGAGCTGCGGATCGCCTTCGACGGCGACGCGGTGCTGTTTTCCGATGAGTCCGAGCGTGTGTATCAGGCCGGTGGGTTGGCGGCGTTCCAGGCCAGCGAGCGCGAGTCGGCGCGTCAGCCGTTGCATGGTGGCCCGTTCAAAGGTTTCCTGGCGGCGCTTAACCTGTTGCAGCGCGAGTTCCCGGACGAGGCCTGCCCGATCCGTACCGCGCTGGTTACGGCGCGTTCGGCACCTTCCCATGAGCGGGTGATTCGTACGTTGCGCGAGTGGGATATTCGCTTGGATGAGTCCTTGTTTCTCGGTGGCCTGGAGAAATCCGCGTTCCTGGAAGCGTTCGCCGCCGATGTGTTTTTCGATGACCAGGCCGGTCATTGTGAGAAGGCCAGGGAAGTGGTCGCCACCGGGCATGTGCCCCATGGCATCAGTAACGAAGTGAGGATTCAGGCCGAGCCTTAA
- a CDS encoding universal stress protein: MIRSMLYATDLGLYAPYVMQHALALARTFKADLYVIHVVEPMGLFAESVLQSYLDEKALSEWQSRGMNTVMATIEQRVLDSFREELEEGEQDLQLIRSVRVIQGDPCEVILDQLRKLSADLLIVGSHSDATAAATPLGRTAARVLQLSTVPVYLVPSLQRRRSDDM; encoded by the coding sequence ATGATTCGTTCGATGCTCTATGCCACGGACCTCGGTCTCTACGCGCCGTATGTGATGCAGCATGCGCTGGCGTTGGCGCGGACGTTCAAGGCGGACCTGTATGTGATTCATGTGGTCGAGCCAATGGGGCTGTTCGCTGAGTCGGTGTTGCAGAGCTACCTTGATGAAAAAGCCTTGAGCGAATGGCAAAGCCGGGGGATGAACACCGTGATGGCCACCATTGAGCAACGGGTACTCGACAGTTTTCGCGAGGAGTTGGAAGAAGGAGAGCAGGACCTGCAGTTGATCCGTTCGGTACGCGTGATCCAGGGCGACCCCTGCGAAGTGATTCTCGACCAACTGCGCAAACTTTCGGCCGACTTGTTGATCGTAGGAAGTCACAGCGACGCAACGGCGGCGGCCACCCCCCTTGGTCGCACCGCTGCTCGGGTGTTGCAGCTGTCTACTGTGCCGGTTTACCTGGTGCCGTCTTTACAACGTCGACGCAGTGACGACATGTGA
- the cysB gene encoding HTH-type transcriptional regulator CysB, producing MKLQQLRYIWEVAHHDLNVSATAQSLYTSQPGISKQIRLLEDELGVEVFARSGKHLTRVTPAGERIITTAGEILRKVESIKQIAQEFSNEKKGTLSIATTHTQARYALPPVIRDFIKQYPDVALHMHQGSPMQIAEMAADGTVDFAIATEALELFGDLVMMPCYRWNRCVVVPQGHPLAKLPKLTLEALAEYPIVTYVFGFTGRSKLDEAFSHRGLTPKVVFTAADADVIKTYVRLGLGVGIVAKMAVDTQLDKDLVVLDASELFESSVTKIGFRRGTFLRGFMCDFIEKFAPHLTREVMAKAIQCHNKQELEELFDGVELPVH from the coding sequence ATGAAGCTTCAACAACTGCGCTACATCTGGGAAGTGGCGCACCACGACCTCAACGTTTCCGCTACCGCTCAAAGCCTTTACACCTCGCAACCCGGTATCAGCAAGCAGATCCGCCTGCTCGAAGATGAGTTGGGCGTCGAAGTGTTCGCGCGCAGCGGCAAGCACCTGACTCGCGTCACGCCCGCCGGTGAACGCATCATCACCACCGCCGGCGAAATCCTGCGTAAAGTCGAGAGCATCAAGCAGATCGCCCAGGAATTCTCCAACGAGAAAAAAGGCACCCTGTCGATCGCCACCACCCATACCCAGGCGCGGTATGCCTTGCCGCCGGTGATCCGCGATTTCATCAAGCAATACCCGGACGTGGCCCTGCACATGCACCAGGGTTCGCCGATGCAGATCGCCGAAATGGCCGCCGATGGCACCGTCGATTTCGCCATTGCCACCGAAGCCCTGGAGCTGTTCGGCGACCTGGTGATGATGCCGTGCTACCGCTGGAACCGCTGCGTGGTGGTGCCCCAGGGTCACCCGCTGGCCAAGTTGCCGAAACTGACCCTCGAAGCCCTGGCGGAATATCCGATTGTCACCTACGTGTTCGGTTTTACCGGCCGCTCCAAACTCGACGAAGCCTTCAGCCACCGTGGCCTCACGCCGAAAGTGGTGTTCACCGCCGCCGACGCCGACGTGATCAAGACGTACGTACGCCTGGGCCTGGGCGTGGGAATCGTCGCCAAAATGGCGGTCGACACCCAGCTCGACAAAGACCTGGTGGTACTTGATGCCAGCGAACTGTTCGAGTCCAGCGTGACCAAGATCGGTTTCCGTCGCGGTACGTTCCTGCGTGGCTTCATGTGCGATTTCATCGAAAAGTTCGCGCCGCACCTGACCCGCGAAGTCATGGCCAAGGCGATCCAGTGCCACAACAAGCAGGAACTGGAAGAGCTGTTCGACGGCGTGGAACTGCCCGTTCACTAA
- a CDS encoding GreA/GreB family elongation factor — translation MNKHAVLQLILEKLTVDLDIAQRAAQTAYETATHEENIAENKYDTLGLEASYLAAGQAKRVEEIKQSLVLCQNLQLRPYEDRRGIEVGTLVGLEDENARQQWLFLAPDAAGLKVDVVGQPVTVITPRSPLGKGLLGKCVDDEVEILVAGARQYFTVTEAR, via the coding sequence ATGAATAAACATGCCGTCCTCCAGTTGATCCTGGAAAAACTCACCGTCGACCTCGACATCGCCCAACGCGCCGCGCAAACGGCCTACGAAACCGCGACCCACGAAGAAAACATCGCCGAGAACAAATACGACACGCTGGGGCTGGAGGCTTCCTATCTGGCGGCCGGGCAAGCCAAGCGGGTCGAAGAGATCAAGCAATCGCTGGTGCTGTGCCAGAACCTGCAACTGCGGCCCTACGAGGACAGACGCGGTATAGAGGTGGGCACACTCGTGGGCCTGGAAGACGAGAACGCGCGCCAGCAGTGGCTGTTTCTCGCGCCGGATGCGGCGGGGTTGAAAGTGGACGTGGTCGGGCAACCGGTGACCGTCATCACCCCGCGCTCGCCCTTGGGCAAAGGCCTGCTGGGCAAGTGCGTCGATGACGAGGTGGAGATTCTGGTGGCGGGCGCCCGGCAATACTTCACCGTGACCGAGGCCCGCTGA
- the earP gene encoding elongation factor P maturation arginine rhamnosyltransferase EarP has protein sequence MKARWDIFCSVVDNYGDIGVTWRLARQLVVEHRCEVRLWVDDLRAFERMCPEVDVQATQQWQDGVEVRHWPAEWSATPAADVVIAAFACQLPPDYMEAMAARERTPLWMNLDYLSAEDWVVGCHRLPSVKFKGVQKYFFFPGFRAGTGGLLREAGLIEQRQAFQADAAAQRQFLQGLGVFPAAGARLFSLFAYENAGLAGWLDALSTDGRATHLLVPEGRILGDVQRWLGVTALAAGDVHQRDALTVQVLPFVRQAHYDHLLWCCDFNAVRGEDSFVRAQWAGRPLLWHIYRQDEDIHLDKLDAFLALYTKDLSPAASAALVTLWQAWNTEGEVAQPWKLLLEHWPEVSQHAQRWCLEQALQADLATALVQFYESWI, from the coding sequence ATGAAAGCCCGCTGGGATATTTTTTGCAGCGTCGTCGATAACTACGGCGACATCGGCGTGACCTGGCGCCTGGCCCGGCAATTGGTGGTCGAGCACCGCTGTGAGGTGCGCTTGTGGGTCGATGACCTGCGCGCGTTCGAGCGCATGTGCCCCGAGGTTGACGTGCAGGCGACCCAACAATGGCAGGACGGTGTCGAGGTGCGCCACTGGCCGGCCGAGTGGTCGGCTACGCCGGCCGCCGATGTGGTGATCGCCGCCTTCGCCTGCCAGCTGCCCCCTGACTATATGGAAGCCATGGCCGCGCGTGAGCGCACGCCGTTGTGGATGAACCTCGACTACCTGAGTGCCGAAGACTGGGTGGTGGGCTGCCATCGCCTGCCGTCGGTGAAGTTCAAGGGGGTGCAGAAGTACTTCTTTTTCCCTGGTTTCCGCGCCGGTACCGGTGGTCTGTTACGTGAGGCCGGGTTGATTGAGCAGCGTCAGGCGTTTCAGGCGGACGCCGCAGCGCAGCGACAATTCCTGCAGGGGTTGGGTGTATTTCCGGCAGCCGGTGCGCGGTTGTTTTCACTGTTTGCCTACGAAAATGCCGGCCTTGCCGGTTGGCTGGACGCCTTGTCGACGGACGGGCGTGCCACTCATCTATTGGTGCCCGAGGGGCGCATCCTCGGGGATGTGCAGCGCTGGCTCGGTGTGACGGCGTTGGCCGCGGGCGACGTGCATCAACGCGATGCCCTGACCGTGCAAGTGCTGCCGTTCGTGCGTCAGGCGCACTATGACCACTTGCTGTGGTGCTGCGATTTCAACGCCGTGCGCGGCGAAGACTCATTTGTCCGCGCCCAGTGGGCCGGGCGGCCGTTGCTGTGGCACATCTACCGACAGGATGAAGACATCCACCTGGACAAGCTCGATGCTTTCCTGGCGCTGTACACCAAAGACTTGTCGCCCGCCGCCAGCGCTGCATTGGTGACGCTGTGGCAAGCCTGGAACACCGAGGGCGAGGTGGCGCAGCCGTGGAAATTGCTGCTGGAGCACTGGCCGGAGGTGAGTCAGCACGCCCAAAGGTGGTGTCTGGAACAGGCCTTGCAGGCCGATCTTGCGACGGCGCTGGTACAGTTTTATGAAAGTTGGATATGA
- a CDS encoding elongation factor P — translation MKTGKELKPGTVIRLENDPWLVQKAEFTKSGRNSAIMKTKLKNLLTGYKTEIVYSADDKLDDVILDRKEATLSFISGDTYTFMDTTDYTMYELNAEDIEAVLPFVEEGMDDVCEAIFFEERLVSVELPTTIVRKVAYTEGSARGDTSGKVMKPAKLANGTELQVADFIEIDDLIEIDTREGGSYKGRAKK, via the coding sequence ATGAAAACTGGTAAAGAACTGAAACCCGGTACAGTGATCCGTCTCGAAAACGACCCTTGGCTGGTTCAGAAAGCTGAGTTCACCAAGTCTGGTCGTAACAGCGCAATCATGAAGACCAAGCTGAAGAACCTGCTGACCGGTTACAAGACCGAGATCGTCTACAGCGCCGATGACAAACTGGACGACGTGATCCTCGACCGCAAAGAAGCGACCCTGTCGTTCATCAGCGGCGACACCTACACGTTCATGGACACCACCGACTACACCATGTACGAGCTGAACGCTGAAGACATCGAAGCCGTTCTGCCATTCGTGGAAGAAGGCATGGACGACGTCTGCGAAGCCATCTTCTTCGAAGAGCGTCTGGTTTCCGTAGAGCTGCCGACCACTATCGTGCGTAAGGTTGCCTACACCGAAGGTTCCGCTCGCGGTGACACGTCGGGCAAAGTGATGAAGCCTGCCAAGCTGGCTAACGGTACCGAACTGCAAGTGGCCGATTTCATCGAAATCGACGACCTGATCGAAATCGACACCCGCGAAGGTGGTTCGTACAAAGGTCGCGCCAAGAAGTAA